The Maridesulfovibrio ferrireducens genomic interval TCTGGCAAAAAGCGAATCTTCCTTTACATCAACAATAAATCCCTGTTTTTCGAGAATTCCGGCAATTAACCAAGAACGAATCATGCGGCGCGACTTGTCCGCTCCCCCTCCGGAAAATTGGAAAAACGCATAATTTTCATCAGGGTCATCACCCGCATATCCTTCCACAGTGCAAAAATGGAAACCGAAGCGGGATTGAAGGTTGCAATAATTTCTGGACACTATGAAATAGTTACGGTCACCCATATTATTAGACATTCCCGGAGCCAGTGCCGGATTACATGCCGCTTCAGAAATGACAGACATTAAACCGGCGGCCTGAACCGGAGGCGGTCCGTCCCACGGAATTTGCGTCATACCGATCCATAACGATTTCATAGCATTTGAATTGATATCGGAAAGACTTACATATTTATCATCAACCGAAGAAGAGGTTCCGCCCCCGAGATCGATCAGCCAGTACTGAAGTAAACGTTCTCCCTTCAATCTCTTGGCATTTGCTGCGCACATAGCATTTTCACGGAACATTTCCGCCACAGCCTTTTCATGACAAAATCTGGTAATATCATGCAGCGATGCACAATTAGACGGTGTAAATTCAGAAGAATCCGGGTCCGTCAACGAAAGCGGAACAATAAAAGGCAGAGTATTTCGTAAAGCTGTTATTACAGGATTATTCTGAGGCAGAACCGTAAGATTATCCCGAGTATAATTTTGACCACTCAGAAACCCGCGATAAATCCTGCCCGTTGCAGTATTAACACTGACAACGCCGACTCCTGATAACTTTTCCACAGCTCCCGTAATTCCAATAAAAGCAGGAATTCCAAATTCTCTGGCAACATTCGCTAGATGTCCGGTCGCGCTGCCATGCTCTGAGATCAGAGCTCCGGCCCTCGGCAACAAAGCAGCAAGACGAGGTTTAGCATTATGAGTAAGTAAAATTGCGCCGTCGGGAAAATTAAACATGTCATCATCTGTTTCGACCATAACGACTTCACCGCAGGCAAAGCCGTGACTGGCTGGAATACAATTGCTCAAAATAGCGAGCGATTCATGTTCATCTTTTTTAGGAATTGAATCGCCATTGCTCTGCGACTCAGCGACAGACAAGGGACGACATTGCAATATATAAATCTGACCGTCAGAAGATTTAACCCATTCAATATCCTGCGGACAATTGAAATGCTTTTCAATCCTGAGCGCAATTTCAGCAAGTTCAATAATTACAGAATAAGGAATTGAAGGAACACCGCGTCTGTTTTCAGACATTTTAACTCTATTAATTTCACCATTTGACGAGCTTAGACATTGCCACTCTTTGTCGGCGATAAAAACATCACGAAGCGTACGATCCGCACGATCCATAACCCACGTATCCGCA includes:
- a CDS encoding PEP/pyruvate-binding domain-containing protein translates to MRSIFEIISRVVRNPSTAKDDGSRQFIARCENFRLLLAANNKALEIMAEMSEEARLNSLFGMSHVRSQSLKVSANVRQMIERLCRMNPGKYDALKDVFNTIVMEMEKASDSRAEQCRGPLILTMDEICADSISETGSKMAMLGEIRSELGLKVPEGFSITASAFMFFMENSGLDDEINRLIQITDGNDLNELQTLEASIKHAIDLAAMPIELEDFIEGACAELLEGRHDLRLAIRSSALGEDSGEASFAGQFLSVLGVSPENITDSYRAVVASMYSATAMTYLLNQGLREDELVMCVGCLEMIESVAGGVIYTRDPIGKHKNALIISGVPGHPSSIVDGSALADTWVMDRADRTLRDVFIADKEWQCLSSSNGEINRVKMSENRRGVPSIPYSVIIELAEIALRIEKHFNCPQDIEWVKSSDGQIYILQCRPLSVAESQSNGDSIPKKDEHESLAILSNCIPASHGFACGEVVMVETDDDMFNFPDGAILLTHNAKPRLAALLPRAGALISEHGSATGHLANVAREFGIPAFIGITGAVEKLSGVGVVSVNTATGRIYRGFLSGQNYTRDNLTVLPQNNPVITALRNTLPFIVPLSLTDPDSSEFTPSNCASLHDITRFCHEKAVAEMFRENAMCAANAKRLKGERLLQYWLIDLGGGTSSSVDDKYVSLSDINSNAMKSLWIGMTQIPWDGPPPVQAAGLMSVISEAACNPALAPGMSNNMGDRNYFIVSRNYCNLQSRFGFHFCTVEGYAGDDPDENYAFFQFSGGGADKSRRMIRSWLIAGILEKQGFIVDVKEDSLFARIEGVAAEAVEQALAVAGYLLVHTRQIDMVMSDSNAYRNYQVKFAQDIEAVLSSYSIQSSEQGRSL